From a single Streptomyces sp. 1331.2 genomic region:
- a CDS encoding arylsulfatase, which produces MTTTPGANPHRRDPYAGFPGTVGRTFRESTPAWPQPVRPREGAPNIVVVLIDDMGYSDIGPFGAEIPTPTLDRLAAGGVKLANYHTMPLCSPARAALLTGLNPHRVGYSFVANADPGFPGYGMEVAGDIPTLAELLHDAGYATYAVGKWHLTRDSASNAADDRANWPLQKGFDQYYGVLEGLTSLFHPHQLVRDNSPLDIDEFPDDYYYTDDITDQAIKMVKSLRAHDDDKPFFLYLAHNAVHGPLQAKPADLARHRGRYDGGWDELRRTRFARQLAAGHFPPGTELPERNSEAGYEVGPWDELTDVQQKLYARYMEVYAAMVDNVDQNLGRITDTLAALGELDNTIIVFTSDNGGTGEGGAEGTRSYFSRFVHHPGLPDDWNPDVQREIDLIGGPQSLVHYPRGWGMASNTPFRLYKGQTYAGGVRVPFVLSWPAGLPRAEGDDGVRAQYQYVTDVLPTLLELAGVARPSERRDRPVQELDGTSFAAVLRDDATPSTHHEQYCEMTGNRSYYRDGWKLVTLHRPGTPYDDGEWALYDLRTDPTEIHDVAADHPALVKELSAAWEAAAWRNGVFPLADGSGALALRGPGTDRLRRPLTLLPGTPELERYRSSRLISFRSFTVEVALDGYRDGDQGVLVSHGDQGGGYSLYVEDGRLRLAYNQYGELLEADGGPLAAGTRRVTLEATAVADLKWEFRLLVDGAEPRGGVGRLGPVHQLIGMAPFQGISVGIDRKSPVSWPVHERHRAFRYTGALHSVTYLPGAPAPYDPETVARALREAAAAFE; this is translated from the coding sequence ATGACCACCACCCCCGGAGCGAACCCGCACCGGCGCGACCCGTACGCCGGTTTCCCCGGCACCGTCGGCCGCACCTTCCGCGAGTCCACCCCCGCCTGGCCGCAGCCGGTCCGCCCGCGCGAGGGCGCCCCCAACATCGTGGTCGTCCTGATCGACGACATGGGCTACAGCGACATCGGCCCGTTCGGCGCCGAGATCCCCACCCCGACCCTGGACCGCCTCGCCGCCGGCGGCGTCAAGCTCGCCAACTACCACACCATGCCGCTCTGTTCGCCCGCCCGGGCGGCCCTGCTGACCGGCCTCAACCCGCACCGCGTCGGCTACTCCTTCGTCGCCAACGCCGACCCGGGCTTCCCCGGCTACGGCATGGAGGTCGCCGGGGACATCCCCACCCTCGCCGAGCTGCTGCACGACGCCGGGTACGCCACCTACGCCGTCGGCAAGTGGCACCTCACCCGCGACTCCGCCTCCAACGCCGCCGACGACCGCGCCAACTGGCCGCTGCAGAAGGGCTTCGACCAGTACTACGGCGTCCTGGAGGGCCTGACCAGCCTCTTCCACCCGCACCAACTCGTCCGCGACAACAGCCCCTTGGACATCGACGAGTTCCCCGACGACTACTACTACACGGACGACATCACCGACCAGGCCATCAAGATGGTCAAGTCGCTGCGCGCCCACGACGACGACAAGCCCTTCTTCCTCTACCTCGCCCACAACGCCGTGCACGGCCCGCTGCAGGCCAAGCCCGCCGACCTGGCCCGCCACCGGGGCCGCTACGACGGCGGCTGGGACGAGCTGCGCCGCACCCGCTTCGCCCGCCAGCTCGCCGCCGGCCACTTCCCGCCCGGCACCGAACTGCCCGAGCGCAACTCCGAGGCCGGGTACGAGGTCGGCCCCTGGGACGAACTCACCGACGTCCAGCAGAAGTTGTACGCCCGCTACATGGAGGTGTACGCGGCGATGGTCGACAACGTCGACCAGAACCTCGGCCGGATCACCGACACCCTGGCCGCCCTCGGCGAACTCGACAACACCATCATCGTGTTCACCAGCGACAACGGCGGTACCGGCGAGGGCGGCGCCGAGGGCACCCGCAGCTACTTCAGCCGCTTCGTCCACCACCCCGGCCTCCCGGACGACTGGAACCCGGACGTCCAACGCGAGATCGACCTCATCGGCGGCCCGCAGAGCCTGGTCCACTACCCGCGCGGCTGGGGCATGGCCTCCAACACCCCGTTCCGGCTGTACAAGGGCCAGACCTACGCGGGCGGCGTCCGCGTCCCCTTCGTGCTCTCCTGGCCGGCCGGCCTGCCGCGCGCCGAGGGCGACGACGGCGTCCGCGCCCAGTACCAGTACGTCACCGACGTCCTCCCCACCCTGCTCGAACTCGCGGGTGTGGCACGGCCGTCGGAGCGCCGGGACCGACCCGTCCAGGAACTCGACGGCACCAGCTTCGCCGCCGTCCTGCGCGACGACGCCACCCCGAGCACCCACCACGAGCAGTACTGCGAGATGACGGGCAACCGCAGCTACTACCGCGACGGCTGGAAGCTGGTCACCCTGCACCGCCCCGGCACCCCGTACGACGACGGCGAGTGGGCGCTGTACGACCTGCGCACCGACCCCACCGAGATCCACGACGTCGCCGCCGACCACCCCGCCTTGGTCAAGGAGCTGTCCGCCGCCTGGGAGGCGGCCGCCTGGCGCAACGGCGTCTTCCCGCTGGCCGACGGCAGCGGCGCCCTCGCCCTGCGCGGCCCCGGGACGGACCGGCTGCGCCGCCCGCTCACCCTGCTGCCCGGCACCCCCGAGCTGGAGCGCTACCGCTCCTCCCGGCTGATCTCCTTCCGCTCCTTCACCGTCGAGGTCGCGCTGGACGGCTACCGCGACGGCGACCAGGGCGTCCTCGTCTCACACGGCGACCAGGGCGGCGGCTACAGCCTCTACGTCGAGGACGGCCGGCTGCGTCTCGCCTACAACCAGTACGGCGAGCTGCTGGAGGCCGACGGCGGCCCACTGGCGGCGGGCACCCGACGGGTCACCCTGGAGGCCACCGCCGTAGCCGACCTCAAGTGGGAGTTCCGGCTGCTCGTGGACGGCGCCGAGCCCCGGGGCGGGGTCGGCCGGCTCGGCCCGGTCCACCAGCTGATCGGCATGGCGCCGTTCCAGGGCATCAGCGTCGGCATCGACCGCAAGTCCCCGGTCTCCTGGCCGGTGCACGAGCGCCACCGTGCCTTCCGCTACACCGGCGCGCTGCACTCCGTCACCTACCTGCCCGGCGCACCGGCACCGTACGACCCGGAGACGGTCGCCCGGGCGCTGCGCGAGGCGGCAGCCGCCTTCGAGTAG
- a CDS encoding ABC transporter ATP-binding protein: MTTALDVTDLTVRFGDTTSDAATAGTTAGTTAVDGVGFALGAGDTLGIVGESGSGKSTTALALLRMLPPGGRITAGSVELAGQDLAALPEEALRALRGRRIAMVFQDPMSSLNPVLTIGRQLDEALRAHGSHPKKAERLARAAELLDLVGIPDAAGRLRDHPHQFSGGQRQRIMIALALAHDAEVLVADEPTTALDPTVQQQILRLLTRINREQGTALVVISHDLGVIAQTCRRLLVMRHGRVVEQGVTAEVLADPQHPYTRELLAAVPRLDEPSRAAANSTPDPRPLLTVRGLAKTYGSRRRSVTALQGVDLDLHPGETLGLVGESGSGKSTLARALVRAHTPSAGSIRFRGEELGPARGRGSRRGGPHREVQLVFQDPYSSLNPRMTAGQIIAEPLIAHGLGGREQRAARVAELLEQVGLDPATADRHPRAFSGGQRQRIGIARALAPEPSVLICDEPVSALDVSVQAQVIDLLARLQRELGLAILFIAHDLAVVRQVSHRIAVMHQGRIVETGPADRVVTAPEHPYTAELLAAVPRLETARATTRSST, translated from the coding sequence ATGACCACCGCGCTCGACGTCACGGACCTCACCGTCCGGTTCGGAGATACGACCTCCGACGCCGCCACCGCCGGCACCACCGCCGGCACCACCGCCGTCGACGGCGTCGGATTCGCGCTCGGAGCCGGTGACACCCTGGGCATCGTCGGCGAGTCCGGGTCCGGCAAGTCCACCACCGCGCTCGCCCTGCTGCGGATGCTGCCGCCCGGCGGCCGGATCACCGCCGGCTCAGTCGAACTCGCCGGGCAGGACCTCGCCGCCCTCCCCGAGGAGGCGCTGCGCGCCCTGCGCGGCCGGCGGATCGCGATGGTCTTCCAGGACCCGATGTCCTCGCTCAACCCGGTCCTCACCATCGGCCGACAGCTCGACGAGGCGCTGCGCGCCCACGGAAGCCACCCGAAGAAGGCCGAACGCCTCGCCCGTGCCGCCGAATTGCTCGACCTGGTCGGCATCCCGGACGCTGCCGGCCGGCTGCGCGACCACCCGCACCAGTTCTCCGGCGGCCAGCGCCAACGCATCATGATCGCCCTCGCGCTGGCCCACGACGCCGAGGTGCTGGTCGCCGACGAGCCGACCACCGCCCTCGACCCGACCGTCCAGCAGCAGATCCTGCGGCTGCTCACCCGGATCAACCGGGAACAGGGCACCGCGCTGGTGGTGATCAGCCACGACCTCGGGGTGATCGCCCAGACCTGCCGCCGCCTGCTGGTGATGCGCCACGGCCGGGTGGTCGAGCAGGGCGTCACCGCCGAAGTCCTCGCCGACCCGCAACACCCGTACACCCGCGAGCTGTTGGCCGCCGTTCCCCGGCTGGACGAGCCCTCCCGGGCCGCCGCCAACAGCACCCCGGACCCCCGCCCCCTGCTCACCGTCCGCGGCCTGGCCAAGACCTACGGCTCCCGGCGGCGCTCCGTCACCGCGCTGCAGGGCGTCGACCTCGACCTGCACCCCGGCGAAACCCTCGGCCTGGTCGGTGAGTCCGGCTCCGGCAAGTCCACCCTCGCCCGGGCGCTCGTCCGGGCACACACGCCCTCGGCCGGTTCCATCCGCTTCCGCGGCGAGGAGCTGGGGCCTGCCCGGGGCCGCGGCAGCCGTCGCGGCGGGCCGCACCGCGAGGTCCAACTGGTCTTCCAGGACCCGTACTCCTCGCTCAACCCCCGGATGACCGCCGGGCAGATCATCGCCGAGCCGCTGATCGCCCACGGTCTCGGCGGCCGGGAACAGCGCGCCGCCCGGGTCGCCGAACTGCTGGAGCAGGTCGGCCTGGACCCGGCCACGGCCGACCGCCACCCGCGCGCCTTCTCCGGCGGTCAGCGCCAACGCATCGGCATCGCGCGGGCGTTGGCGCCCGAGCCGAGCGTGCTGATCTGCGACGAGCCGGTCTCCGCCCTGGACGTCTCGGTCCAGGCCCAGGTGATCGACCTGCTCGCCCGGCTGCAGCGCGAGCTCGGCCTGGCGATCCTGTTCATCGCCCACGACCTGGCCGTGGTCCGGCAGGTCAGCCACCGGATCGCGGTGATGCACCAGGGCCGGATCGTCGAGACCGGCCCGGCCGACCGCGTCGTCACCGCGCCCGAACACCCTTACACCGCCGAACTCCTGGCTGCCGTCCCGCGCCTGGAGACCGCACGAGCCACCACCCGGAGCAGCACATGA